Proteins from a genomic interval of Xylocopa sonorina isolate GNS202 chromosome 4, iyXylSono1_principal, whole genome shotgun sequence:
- the Fuss gene encoding SKI family transcriptional corepressor fussel gives MDGPAVLSMPPITAPQKSAQSPQPQSHSKSNQELQVGTVSLYGIHIVSLVIEGQERLCLAQISNTLLKQFSYNEIHNRRVALGITCVQCTPVQLEILRRAGAMPVSSRRCGMITRREAERLCKSFLGDNAPPRLPEDFAFSVHHECAWGCRGAFLPARYNSSRAKCIKCAYCGLFFSPNKFIFHSHRIGPSDKYVQPDAANFNSWRRHMKLSGNPPDEVVHAWEDVKAMFNGGTRKRLLNNPTSRESPSPAKQPRSSPTAQIPNLVPSTTHPRVPPFPELPLPLSRSLVMDYVWHQHQQAAAVAAAKTPGFPFSPYALPWLAKRSPVLFPGPLPPPISGSSPTEQLIPTVSPSLHQSAFRPVIRGPPIIEPVAQEPPSDTSVSNKEDNSDDEVDIETTEDDPVTPLNIAVQNLHSISNSATSSHSGRNSPQCWSPPRETEREAEKIAEEAAATRDVKPELQPARSPDSWQGNSFYRHLNAIKGNEPSERTGTNCSACHPRGIFYSQIHSPSAPTN, from the exons ATGGACGGGCCGGCGGTATTATCGATGCCGCCGATAACCGCGCCCCAAAAATCAGCACAATCGCCGCAGCCGCAGTCGCATTCGAAATCCAATCAG GAGTTGCAGGTGGGCACCGTGTCTCTCTACGGGATTCACATCGTCTCTCTGGTAATCGAGGGTCAGGAGAGGCTCTGCTTGGCCCAGATCAGCAACACGTTGCTGAAACAGTTCAGCTACAACGAGATCCACAATCGGAGAGTGGCGTTGGGCATCACCTGCGTGCAATGCACCCCCGTCCAGCTGGAAATCCTCCGCCGTGCCGGTGCCATGCCTGTTTCCTCCAGAAGATGCGGCATGATTACGCGAAGGGAAGCCGAGCGTCTCTGCAAATCGTTCCTCGGCGACAATGCGCCACCCAG GTTACCGGAAGACTTCGCGTTCTCCGTGCACCACGAGTGCGCTTGGGGTTGCCGGGGCGCATTCTTACCAGCGCGCTATAACAGTTCCCGCGCGAAATGCATCAAATGCGCCTACTGCGGCCTCTTCTTCTCCCCGAACAAATTCATCTTCCATTCGCACCGAATCGGCCCGTCCGACAAATACGTGCAACCGGACGCGGCGAACTTCAACTCGTGGCGTCGCCACATGAAGCTGTCCGGGAACCCGCCGGATGAAGTGGTCCACGCGTGGGAGGACGTGAAAGCGATGTTCAATGGCGGCACCAGAAAGCGATTGCTTAATAATCCGACTTCAAGGGAGTCGCCAAGCCCAGCGAAACAACCAAGATCATCCCCCACTGCACAAATACCTAACCTCGTCCCGTCAACCACGCACCCTCGGGTACCGCCATTCCCGGAATTACCACTACCGTTGTCCAGAAGCTTAGTGATGGACTATGTCTGGCATCAACACCAACAAGCGGCCGCTGTGGCTGCGGCGAAGACACCCGGATTTCCGTTCTCCCCGTACGCTCTACCATGGCTGGCCAAGAGAAGTCCAGTTCTATTTCCTG GACCTCTGCCACCACCGATAAGCGGTTCCAGTCCCACAGAACAGCTGATACCGACAGTGAGCCCGTCGTTGCATCAATCCGCCTTCCGTCCCGTGATCCGTGGTCCGCCGATCATCGAGCCGGTCGCTCAAGAACCGCCGTCGGATACCTCGGTGTCCAATAAAGAGGACAACTCCGACGACGAGGTGGACATCGAGACGACAGAGGACGATCCAGTGACGCCTCTGAACATCGCCGTTCAGAATCTTCATTCGATCTCGAATTCAGCGACCAGCAGTCACAGTGGTCGCAACTCACCTCAATGCTGGAGTCCACCACGAGAAACG GAACGAGAAGCTGAAAAGATAGCAGAGGAAGCAGCAGCCACGCGTGATGTTAAACCGGAACTCCAACCGGCAAGAAGTCCCGACTCCTGGCAAGGGAATAgcttttatcgacatctgaatGCAATAAAAG